One genomic region from Lineus longissimus chromosome 6, tnLinLong1.2, whole genome shotgun sequence encodes:
- the LOC135488896 gene encoding dopamine receptor 2-like produces MRKRSIRLTNQSYVHVYVGATTKDAKMSHRTPGLPLNKTEMKPTVGYSPNDTTTAEFTAYNRTTPHGTQNPLFRPTTRTTSGGSSGSLGTTTDGDFYNSTYTISSESHNATNTTNESYNATDTTRVPFSTSDYVNNQTSKSGLSTSDHNFTSSVTNASFPLYETSTAISKRATTDAHSFSNHTSNIALFNSTIELKTLNSTAQPGPVQSSTLASDFVHYAKTTHDKGVVEIVYGIGDLANDSLTYNSTDNFTDYNNTGLVQINYKHPALGVVLCLFVVVVIVGNLLVIAAVARERYLRSVTNYLIVSLAVADLLVGGIVMPFSIILEMTNGVWLFNHIWCDLWHSFDVLGSTGSILNLCVIALDRYWAITDPIAYPTKMSNKRVWILISLVWVCSALISFPAILWWRAVSPHMNEESCVFSEDSGYLIFSSIVSFYTPLIIMLFVYYRIYKAATARTKSLITGTKVIAPDGVRGEVMTLRIHRGKAAVRNGHVNINYHRPAYTDTDRETDSASHMTRSDSDDENRPARFIKKKIQKFAIGRKLSKLAKEQKAAKTLGIVMGVFIICWVPFFVTNVLWAICRTACVVRADIFFPIFTWLGYLNSGMNPIIYALSMRDFRRAFKRLMCSWCPNYNIHKKAKMFQVRSMSTSSFTGPSCATERFSTVRL; encoded by the coding sequence ATGAGAAAACGGAGTATTCGACTGACAAATCAGTCTTATGTCCATGTTTACGTTGGTGCTACAACAAAGGATGCTAAAATGTCTCACAGAACGCCAGGGTTACCCCTGAACAAAACTGAAATGAAGCCTACGGTGGGATATTCTCCTAACGATACGACGACGGCCGAATTCACAGCATATAATCGGACGACACCGCACGGTACCCAAAACCCACTGTTTCGTCCTACGACTAGGACCACTTCAGGTGGGTCAAGCGGAAGTTTGGGGACTACAACAGATGGTGATTTTTATAATTCAACGTATACGATCTCTAGCGAATCTCATAATGCGACAAACACTACTAATGAGTCGTACAATGCAACGGACACTACTAGAGTTCCTTTTTCTACCAGTGATTATGTGAACAACCAAACCTCGAAATCAGGTCTTTCAACTTCTGATCATAATTTCACTTCTTCTGTTACAAACGCTTCTTTCCCATTGTATGAAACCTCCACTGCTATATCCAAACGAGCCACGACAGACGCTCATTCTTTTTCTAATCACACTTCAAATATTGCATTATTCAATTCCACAATAGAACTAAAGACACTTAATTCAACAGCTCAACCTGGCCCCGTCCAATCATCAACGCTCGCAAGCGACTTCGTACATTACGCCAAAACGACTCATGATAAAGGCGTCGTGGAAATAGTCTACGGCATCGGAGATTTGGCGAATGATTCCTTGACATACAATTCGACGGATAATTTCACGGATTACAATAACACGGGACTTGTTCAGATAAACTACAAACACCCAGCATTAGGAGTGGTCCTGTGTCTGTTTGTTGTTGTAGTGATTGTTGGTAACCTTTTAGTAATAGCCGCCGTTGCCAGGGAGCGCTATCTCAGAAGTGTGACGAATTACCTCATCGTTTCGTTAGCTGTTGCCGACCTTCTGGTAGGCGGGATAGTCATGCCGTTCAGTATTATTCTAGAAATGACAAACGGGGTATGGTTGTTCAATCACATCTGGTGTGATCTGTGGCATAGTTTCGATGTCCTAGGCAGCACTGGCTCCATCTTGAATCTCTGCGTCATTGCGCTAGATAGGTACTGGGCAATAACAGACCCCATCGCGTACCCAACGAAAATGAGCAACAAGCGTGTATGGATATTAATCAGTTTGGTCTGGGTGTGCTCCGCCCTGATCTCATTTCCGGCGATTCTCTGGTGGCGTGCTGTGTCTCCGCACATGAACGAGGAATCGTGTGTCTTCTCCGAAGATAGCGGTTATCTCATTTTCTCATCAATCGTATCATTCTATACTCCGCTCATCATaatgttatttgtttattatcgGATCTATAAGGCCGCCACTGCTCGGACTAAGAGTCTAATCACCGGGACTAAAGTTATTGCCCCGGATGGTGTCCGAGGCGAAGTGATGACACTGCGGATTCACCGGGGAAAGGCCGCGGTACGGAACGGCCACGTCAACATAAACTATCACCGTCCGGCATACACGGACACCGACAGAGAGACAGATAGTGCCAGCCACATGACAAGGTCGGACAGTGATGACGAGAACAGACCCGCAAGATTCatcaagaaaaaaatacaaaaatttgCCATTGGTAGAAAATTAAGTAAGCTGGCAAAAGAGCAGAAGGCCGCTAAGACTTTAGGAATAGTCATGGGTGTTTTTATTATCTGTTGGGTGCCGTTTTTTGTGACTAATGTCCTTTGGGCTATCTGTCGCACAGCCTGCGTGGTTcgtgctgacattttcttcccAATTTTTACATGGTTAGGCTATCTTAACTCCGGGATGAACCCGATCATATACGCTCTCTCGATGAGAGATTTCAGGCGGGCGTTTAAGCGTCTTATGTGTAGCTGGTGTCCAAATTACAACATTCACAAGAAGGCCAAGATGTTTCAGGTCCGGAGTATGTCAACGTCGAGTTTCACAGGACCTAGTTGCGCCACTGAAAGATTCTCCACCGTGCGGTTATGA